GCCGACACCCCGCAGGACTACTTCGACCAGACGCAGCTGATGGGCCGCCTCACGAGCCGTCAGAAGGGCGCGGTCGACGACTACGTCACCGAGCAGTCGGCGACGATGAAGAAGCGTCAGGAGGCCTCCCGGAGCCTCCAGTCGCTCACCGAGACGCAGAGCGACCTGAAGACCGCGAAGGCGACCGTCCAGAAGAAGCTCGCCGACGCGCGCGAGCTGCTGTCGGAGCTGACGGCGCAGGAGAAGGCGCGTCTCGCGGCGATCGAGAAGGAGAAGCAGGAGGCGGCCGCCCGCAAGGCCGCGGAGCTGGCGCGGCAGCAGGCGGCCGCGGAGAAGGCAGCCGCGGAGCAGGCGGCCCAGCAGGAGAGCTCGTCGGGCCCCACCGGTTCGAGTACCTCGACGGCGCCCGACTCCTCGTACGCCACCAAGGCCGCCAAGGCCCTCGCCTTCGCCCGCGCGCAGATCGGCAAGCCGTACGTCTGGGGCGCCACGGGCCCCGGCTCCTACGACTGCTCGGGGCTCACCCAGGCCGCCTGGAAGGCCGCCGGCGTCGACCTCCCGCGCGTCACCTACGACCAGGTCAACGCCGGCACCACGGTCTCCCTGGCCGACGCCCAGCCCGGCGACCTGGTCTTCTTCTACGACGACATCAGCCATGTCGGCCTCTACATCGGCAACGGCATGATGATCCACGCCCCCAAGCCGGGCGCGTACGTCCGCGAGGAGTCGATCTACTACGACGGTGAATCGGCGATCCACAGCGTGGTCCGGCCGGCCTGAGCCGTTCAGCGCGGGCGGGGCTCCTGCGCCCGCGCGTTTTCCCCCACGCGCGCGTGCGCGCCCCGCTCCCGAGGCGCGCGGAGCTTCCTAGCATCGGTGCATGGCCGGTACCTCCCCGCACTCCCCCCTGCGCCTCTGGTGGACGCGGCGCCCGTCCGCCGCCGGGGCCGCCGCGATGGCGACCGGCATCCTGTCGGTCGGGCTGCACCTGGCCGACTACGAGACGCTGTCCCGGATCGCCCTGGTGCTCGGCTGCGCGGCCTGGCTGGGACTGGCCGCCGAGTTCGCCGTACGACTGCTCCGGGAGCGCGCGCGCTGGGTCGCCGAGGCCGGGACACCGGGCGCGCTGACGGCCGTGGCGGCGACCACCGTGCTCGGTACCCGCTTCTCCGCACTCGACCGGCAGCCCCTCGCCGAGGCCCTGCTGGCCCTGGCCGCGCTGCTGTGGCCGGTGCTGATCGTGTTCGCCGTGGGCCACTGGACGCGGCGGATGCCCGGCGGGGTGTTCCTGGGCTGTGTGGCGACCCAGGGCCTCGCGGTCCTCGGCGCCACCCTCGCGGCGGCCGAGTCGGCGGCCTGGCTCGCGCACACCGCGCTCGTGCTGTTCTGGCTCGGCCTGGTCCTCTACGGCGTCGCGCTTTACCGCTTCGACCCGCGCCAGGTAGTGGAGGGGCACGGTGACCAGTGGATCGCGGGCGGCGCGCTCGCCATCTCGGCGCTGGCCGGCGCGAGGCTGATCGCCGCCGACAGCGCGCGCCTGTACCTGTGGAACGACGACGACCTCGGCGTGCTGCGCGCCGTGACCGTCGCCCTGCTGGTGCTCGGCCTGGCCGGGTACGCCGTGCTGCTGACGGCCGAGTGCCTCCGGCCGCGGCCGGGCTACGACGTGCGGCGCTGGGCCACCGTCTTCCCCATGGGCATGGCCGCGGCGGCGACCCTGTCGGTCTCGGCCGCCCTGGACGTCTCCTGGCTGCGGACACCGGGTGAGGTGCTGCTGTGGGTGTCGGTGGCGGCCTGGCTGACCGTCGGCGCGGGGGCGGTCGCCGAGGCGCGTGCCGCTCTCAGGTCCAGAGCACCGCGATGAAGATGTTGGCCGTGGTCAGCGCGCCGACCAGGCCGAACAGGCTCTTGTCCACCTTCTCGTCGTCACGCTTCACGTAGACGAGTCCGAGGATCACGATCAGCAGCGCCAGCTTGATGCCGATCTTGATGTTGTTGACGTGCTGGTCGTCGGCCTGGTTGAGGCCGACCAGGATGATCCCGGTGACCAGCATGGTCGCGGCGCCGTGCAACATCGCGGGGACGAACCGGGCGGTGCCCTGGCCCATCGCCTTCATCTGGGTGAGGAAGCCGCCGAGCAGCGAGGCGATGCCGATGATGTGCAGGCCCACGAAGAGATGGATGAGTACGTCCATGAGGCCGGAGCCTATGCCGGGCCCCTGAGGACGCCCGCACCGGCCCCTTCAGCAGAACTTGCATATATGCGCCCCATAGCACTCCACACCTCGCGGGCGGCCGAAAAGCCCGACTTCGGTCAGCGCACCGCGCGAAGTCGACGACGCCACCCCGGGATCACGGTCACCTTCGGTCACCCGGCGGTCCCCTGGCGGCACTTCCGCACAACGCGTTACCTCCCGGACACACTCAGGTTTAGCGTCCTCCACCAGGTGACCGGCTCCCCACCGCCGCCCGGGCCAGGGGCGGCAGTCGGCCACCACCGCCGAGAAGGTCCGGCGGCGGTCCGCTCCCCCTGTGCGGCCCGTCGCCGGACGCGCACACCGCCCCCGGGCGGTCGTACGGCCGCTCGCCCTGGCGCCGTACGCCGGACGAGCCCCGGGGCGGGCGGTCGAGGAAAGGACGTGCAGTCCACGTGGCAGTGCACCGCAAGCCCCGTCAACGCTCGGCCGGCGGCCATACGGTCCGTACGGCGGCCACGATCGCCCTCGCCGGCGCGGCGACCGCGACGGGCTTCGACGGGACCGGACACGCCGAGCCGCAGCTCACGCCGGCGCAGGTCAAGGCGCAGGTGGACCGGCTGTACCAGGAGGCGGAGGCCGCCACCGAGAAGTACAACGGCGCGAAGGAGAAAGCCGAGGCGGCCGAGGCGCGGCTGGACACCCTGCGGGACCAGGCGGCACGCCGGACCGAGCGGCTCAACGAGGCCCGGGACGGGCTGGGTGCGATCGCCGCCGCACAGTACCGCGGCGGCGGACTCGACCCCGCGATGCAGCTCGCCCTCTCCGACGACCCCGACCACTACCTGGACGGCGCCGAGTTCGTCGAACGGGCCGGCAGCCGACAGGCGACCTCGGTGGCGAACGTCCGCCGCCAACTGCGGGAGATCGAGCAGTTGCGCGGCGCCGCAC
Above is a window of Streptomyces griseorubiginosus DNA encoding:
- a CDS encoding tellurite resistance/C4-dicarboxylate transporter family protein, whose product is MAGTSPHSPLRLWWTRRPSAAGAAAMATGILSVGLHLADYETLSRIALVLGCAAWLGLAAEFAVRLLRERARWVAEAGTPGALTAVAATTVLGTRFSALDRQPLAEALLALAALLWPVLIVFAVGHWTRRMPGGVFLGCVATQGLAVLGATLAAAESAAWLAHTALVLFWLGLVLYGVALYRFDPRQVVEGHGDQWIAGGALAISALAGARLIAADSARLYLWNDDDLGVLRAVTVALLVLGLAGYAVLLTAECLRPRPGYDVRRWATVFPMGMAAAATLSVSAALDVSWLRTPGEVLLWVSVAAWLTVGAGAVAEARAALRSRAPR
- a CDS encoding NlpC/P60 family protein; translated protein: MASHRKSRPAGTRVAGIRTPALATAALTSVALLSQSANAAPADDRPSLEEVEKKVDDLYRQAESATDSYNAAKEKTTKQRKQVDTLLDDVAQRTEKLNAAREELGSFAAAQYRTGAAAPDTATFLLADTPQDYFDQTQLMGRLTSRQKGAVDDYVTEQSATMKKRQEASRSLQSLTETQSDLKTAKATVQKKLADARELLSELTAQEKARLAAIEKEKQEAAARKAAELARQQAAAEKAAAEQAAQQESSSGPTGSSTSTAPDSSYATKAAKALAFARAQIGKPYVWGATGPGSYDCSGLTQAAWKAAGVDLPRVTYDQVNAGTTVSLADAQPGDLVFFYDDISHVGLYIGNGMMIHAPKPGAYVREESIYYDGESAIHSVVRPA